AGGCATGTGGACGCTCTACGAATGGGAGAACGGGACATACAAATATTCCCATATCCCGAAGGCCTACAAACCCGTTGGCGAGTACATGAAATACCAGGGCCGTTTCACGCACCTCAAGCCGGAACATATAGCGAGGATGCAGGCCTTTGTGGACGAGAAGATACAGAGGATCAAGGCGGTCGCCGTGGAAGCTCCCATTCCCACACCTAAGCAGACGGCCTAATTGGCGCCGCGACAGCTTGGTGGGAATGTTCGGTTGCGATACCCCAACCCGTGATGTGCTGGGGTATCGCAACAGCTCTTACAGGAAAAGGGAATCGAATGTGAAAAGCTTACACTAAAGATCACGGAGGAAGAAAATGGAAAAAGGGGACGCTGTGAAAACGGGTTTCATGAACAACGCCTGGGTAATGCTCATAGCCGGGGTTGTGGGTATGGTAATGATATCGAGTCTTCAGTATGCGTGGGGTCTTTTTGTTCCTGACATTCTCAAATCTAATCCAACATTTTCCAAGGTGGGCATTCAAACGGCCTTTGCTACATTTGTCGCGTGCATGACCTTTGCGGGGCCTCTGAGTGGCTACCTGATAGACAAATTCGGCACAAGAATATTCTTCTCGGTCGCCGCCGTACTGGTGGCGGTGGGCTGGGGGGGCATCGGCGCCCAGGACAAAGTACTGCCCATCTGTATCTTTTACGGGTTTTCAGGTATCGGGGCAAGCTTTGTGTACACGGGCGGCATCGCGGCATCCTTGAAATGGTTTCCTAAAAAGAGGGGGTCAGCTTCCGGTATCATGGCCTGCGGTTTCGGCTCCGGCGCTGCCCTTTTCGGATGGCTTATTACTATCCTCGTGGCGAGGTACGGCTACAAGACAGCTTTCCTCTATACCGGCATCGGGTTTGCGGTGGTGTTGCTCGCCGTAGCGCAAGTCCTCAAATTTCCCGAGGTCCCCTCTCAAGCAAAGGCGGCTGATCCAGGCACTCCCAAGGCAACCCAGGCCAAGAGTTGCAGCCCCGGGCA
The nucleotide sequence above comes from Syntrophorhabdaceae bacterium. Encoded proteins:
- a CDS encoding OFA family MFS transporter, whose amino-acid sequence is MEKGDAVKTGFMNNAWVMLIAGVVGMVMISSLQYAWGLFVPDILKSNPTFSKVGIQTAFATFVACMTFAGPLSGYLIDKFGTRIFFSVAAVLVAVGWGGIGAQDKVLPICIFYGFSGIGASFVYTGGIAASLKWFPKKRGSASGIMACGFGSGAALFGWLITILVARYGYKTAFLYTGIGFAVVLLAVAQVLKFPEVPSQAKAADPGTPKATQAKSCSPGQMFMTGQFYLIYISFVLMAIGYMFLSPNIKLMANDYKVPSNIFIITFTAFTAANGLGRIVWGIISDKTGRENAMFIDFVLCGILYILLPFCSHNPYGFMIVVTAAFFCTGPMFAFFPPLTADRYGEKYLSTNYGVMYTAKGVGGLIGPTFITALGLAYAKSHGFQIGWEVACSVIGVASILSGIGSIILKRISKPVDA